A genomic region of Rhodobacter capsulatus SB 1003 contains the following coding sequences:
- a CDS encoding helix-turn-helix domain-containing protein, with protein MDAENPENWFSEAVATLGDRLTAARENAGLSCAEAASCLGISVETYTSWEQDSAFPRASLCHMIAGLFGVSLAWLLTGESLGVEPPQNDLPAQGPCLPSTDADLRCMREDMAETRLRVQQIDERLQRILLHLE; from the coding sequence ATGGATGCGGAAAATCCCGAAAACTGGTTCAGCGAGGCCGTCGCCACATTGGGGGATCGGCTGACGGCCGCGCGTGAAAATGCCGGGCTCTCCTGCGCCGAAGCCGCAAGCTGCCTCGGCATTTCTGTCGAGACATATACCAGCTGGGAACAGGACTCCGCTTTCCCAAGGGCAAGTCTTTGTCACATGATCGCGGGGCTCTTCGGCGTCTCTCTGGCGTGGTTGCTGACCGGCGAAAGTCTTGGCGTCGAGCCACCGCAAAACGACCTGCCCGCGCAGGGTCCCTGCCTGCCGTCCACCGATGCCGATCTGCGCTGCATGCGCGAAGACATGGCCGAAACCCGTCTTCGGGTGCAGCAGATTGACGAACGGCTCCAAAGGATTCTGCTGCACCTGGAATGA
- a CDS encoding quaternary amine ABC transporter ATP-binding protein: MTEAPPILPGDDDEDPVTGRSGIEIRNLYKIFGPEPERHIAAVKAGLSKAELNRKHGHVLGLTDISLSIPPGKITVIMGLSGSGKSTLIRHINGLIAPTTGEVIHDGADVCRMSPKDLRAFRRHKTAMVFQKFALLPHRTVLGNTCYGLDIQGVPRSESEPVARRWIARVGLKGYEGAYPAQLSGGMQQRVGLARALSTDADILLMDEAFSALDPLIRLDMQAILLELQSELRKTIVFITHDLDEALRLGERIAILRDGRLEQVGTGQDIVLRPANDYIAAFVREVNRARVIRAATVARPVVAGAKLPEFAVPGPEVLETVARQMTAAGVSHARVLGRRGQVRGTIAISDVLTAMVTPAAAPEHDLTKG, translated from the coding sequence ATGACTGAGGCACCTCCCATCTTGCCCGGCGATGACGACGAAGACCCCGTCACCGGCCGCAGCGGCATCGAGATTCGCAATCTTTACAAGATTTTCGGCCCGGAACCCGAACGCCACATTGCCGCCGTGAAAGCCGGGCTGAGCAAGGCCGAGCTGAACCGCAAGCACGGCCATGTGTTGGGCCTGACCGACATTTCCCTGTCGATCCCGCCCGGCAAGATCACGGTCATCATGGGGCTGTCGGGGTCGGGCAAGTCGACGCTGATCCGGCATATCAACGGCCTGATCGCGCCCACCACGGGCGAGGTGATCCATGACGGCGCCGATGTCTGCCGGATGAGCCCGAAAGATCTGCGCGCGTTCCGCCGCCACAAGACGGCGATGGTGTTTCAGAAATTCGCCCTGCTGCCGCATCGCACCGTTTTGGGCAATACCTGCTACGGGCTGGATATTCAGGGCGTGCCCCGATCCGAAAGCGAGCCCGTGGCCCGGCGCTGGATCGCGCGCGTCGGGCTGAAGGGCTACGAGGGGGCCTACCCCGCGCAGCTTTCGGGCGGCATGCAGCAGCGCGTCGGCCTTGCGCGGGCGCTGAGCACCGATGCCGACATCCTTTTGATGGACGAGGCCTTCTCGGCGCTGGATCCGCTGATCCGCCTCGACATGCAGGCGATCTTGCTGGAATTGCAAAGCGAACTGCGCAAGACCATCGTCTTCATCACCCACGACCTCGACGAGGCCCTGCGGCTGGGCGAGCGCATCGCCATTTTGCGCGACGGGCGGCTGGAACAGGTCGGCACCGGACAGGACATCGTGCTGCGCCCGGCCAACGACTACATTGCCGCCTTCGTGCGCGAGGTGAACCGGGCCCGGGTGATCCGCGCGGCAACCGTGGCCCGCCCGGTGGTTGCGGGGGCAAAGCTGCCCGAATTTGCCGTTCCGGGCCCGGAGGTTCTGGAAACCGTTGCCCGGCAGATGACGGCGGCGGGCGTCAGCCACGCCCGCGTTCTGGGGCGGCGGGGACAGGTGCGGGGCACCATCGCCATCTCCGACGTTCTGACCGCAATGGTGACCCCCGCTGCCGCGCCGGAACACGACCTTACGAAAGGATAG